In a single window of the Pseudorca crassidens isolate mPseCra1 chromosome 9, mPseCra1.hap1, whole genome shotgun sequence genome:
- the ASCL2 gene encoding achaete-scute homolog 2, with protein sequence MDSGALPRPAPPAPGVSGCCAARRRPESPELLRCSRRRRRPGAVETGSGAAAVARRNERERNRVKLVNLGFQALRQHVPQGGASKKLSKVETLRSAVEYIRALQRLLAEHDAVRAALARGLLAPAARHPLPHGPPGAAAASPSCALSSPGREHSSEPGSPLSAYSSDDSTCEGALSPAERELLDFSSWLGGY encoded by the coding sequence ATGGACAGCGGCGCGCTGCCCCGGCCCGCGCCCCCTGCGCCTGGTGTCTCGGGCTGCTGCGCCGCTCGGCGGCGACCGGAGTCTCCAGAGCTGCTGCGCTGcagccggcggcggcggcggccaggCGCGGTGGAGACCGGGAGTGGAGCGGCGGCCGTGGCGCGGCGCAACGAGCGGGAGCGCAACCGAGTGAAGCTGGTGAACTTAGGATTCCAGGCGCTGCGGCAGCACGTGCCTCAGGGCGGCGCCAGCAAGAAGCTGAGCAAGGTGGAGACGCTGCGCTCGGCGGTGGAGTACATTCGCGCGCTGCAGCGCCTGCTGGCCGAGCACGATGCCGTGCGCGCCGCGCTGGCCAGGGGGCTGCTGGCGCCAGCCGCGCGCCATCCACTGCCCCACGGGCCACCCGGGGCCGCCGCCGCCTCGCCCTCCTGCGCCTTGTCGTCCCCGGGCCGCGAGCACAGCTCGGAGCCCGGGTCCCCGCTCTCCGCCTACTCGTCGGACGACAGCACCTGTGAGGGCGCGCTGAGCCCCGCGGAGCGCGAGCTTCTCGATTTCTCCAGCTGGTTAGGGGGCTACTGA